A window of the Pleurocapsa minor HA4230-MV1 genome harbors these coding sequences:
- a CDS encoding PDZ domain-containing protein encodes MNYSSGRFSAISQLLNVKNYFSGTIKLLTAMALTSTMFSQSTSPASATLEDSPKNVVDEVWQIVSGEFVDPDFNHTDWQVKRQELLKANYTDQKSAYQAIRKSLESLGDPYTRFLDPQEYADLTSQTSGELSGIGIQLGISQKTKKLTVIEPIPNSPAIEAGLKAGDHIVSIDGKPTESMTLEQASAQIKGELGTKVKLKIARENKPEFEVAIARAQIELPSVSYTLNQEQGSKVGYIKLDEFSSHAAEQMQKAIADLSKKDASGFILDLRGNPGGLLFSGVEIARMWMSQGAIVSTIDRKGGNEQFSANGQALTDLPLVVLVDGYSASASEILTGALKENNRAKVVGSRTYGKGTVQSVHSLSDGSGLAVTIAHYYPPSGVDINKKGIAPDIRVDLSRQDQINLSTNPALVATPADPQYAKAVATLKQESIKTEGTPEPLSNSQAKPNQLKTN; translated from the coding sequence ATGAATTATTCTTCTGGACGTTTTAGTGCTATTTCTCAATTACTCAATGTCAAAAACTACTTCTCAGGAACGATTAAGCTTTTGACAGCAATGGCGCTCACATCCACAATGTTTTCTCAAAGTACTTCCCCCGCTTCAGCAACCCTAGAAGATAGCCCGAAAAATGTTGTCGATGAGGTTTGGCAAATTGTTAGCGGGGAGTTTGTCGATCCTGATTTTAATCACACTGATTGGCAGGTGAAGCGACAAGAATTACTCAAGGCAAACTACACCGATCAAAAATCTGCCTATCAAGCAATTCGCAAATCTCTGGAAAGTTTAGGAGACCCCTATACTAGATTTCTCGATCCACAAGAATATGCAGATTTAACTAGTCAAACTTCAGGAGAGCTATCAGGGATCGGCATTCAGCTAGGAATTAGTCAAAAAACCAAGAAACTTACGGTAATTGAGCCAATTCCTAATTCTCCCGCAATCGAAGCGGGATTAAAGGCGGGAGATCATATTGTCAGTATTGATGGTAAACCCACCGAGTCAATGACCTTAGAACAGGCTTCGGCGCAAATTAAAGGAGAACTGGGTACAAAAGTTAAGCTGAAAATCGCCCGTGAAAACAAACCTGAATTTGAAGTAGCGATCGCCAGAGCGCAAATTGAGTTACCTTCGGTAAGCTATACCCTTAATCAAGAGCAAGGCTCTAAAGTGGGATATATCAAGCTAGATGAATTTAGCTCCCATGCTGCCGAACAAATGCAAAAAGCGATCGCCGATCTCAGCAAAAAAGACGCTTCTGGCTTTATCTTAGACCTACGGGGCAATCCAGGGGGTTTATTGTTCTCGGGTGTCGAAATTGCGCGGATGTGGATGTCTCAAGGAGCGATCGTTTCTACCATTGACCGCAAAGGGGGCAATGAACAATTTTCCGCTAATGGTCAGGCGTTAACCGACTTACCCTTGGTAGTTTTGGTTGATGGCTATTCTGCTAGTGCCAGTGAGATTCTAACAGGGGCGTTAAAAGAGAATAATCGAGCGAAAGTAGTTGGCAGTCGTACCTATGGAAAAGGAACTGTGCAATCAGTTCACTCCCTCTCTGATGGCTCAGGTTTAGCGGTAACGATCGCTCATTATTATCCACCTAGCGGGGTTGATATCAACAAAAAAGGGATTGCACCCGATATTAGGGTTGACTTAAGCCGTCAAGATCAAATTAATCTCAGCACGAATCCAGCTTTAGTGGCAACGCCAGCCGATCCTCAATACGCCAAAGCAGTGGCAACACTCAAACAGGAATCAATTAAGACTGAAGGTACACCAGAGCCTTTGAGTAATAGCCAGGCTAAACCAAACCAGTTAAAGACTAACTAA
- a CDS encoding NUDIX hydrolase: MNYVSQTQLISVAIAIIYQDGKYLMQLRDDIPTIAYPGVWGFFGGHIEPGEEPEIALKRELIEEINYSAPVLTKFCSNQIGNYIRHIFSCPLTIPVSELVLNEGWDLKLLTPEEIHQGFAYSPKAIANKPLGDVHRQIMLDFIASTIQC, translated from the coding sequence ATGAATTATGTTTCCCAAACTCAGTTAATCTCCGTGGCAATCGCAATTATTTATCAAGATGGTAAATATCTAATGCAGTTGCGCGATGATATTCCTACCATTGCTTATCCAGGAGTTTGGGGTTTTTTTGGTGGTCATATCGAACCAGGCGAAGAACCAGAAATTGCCCTCAAAAGAGAATTAATAGAAGAAATTAATTATTCCGCTCCCGTTTTAACTAAGTTTTGTTCTAATCAGATAGGTAACTATATTCGCCATATATTTTCTTGTCCCTTGACAATCCCCGTGTCAGAATTAGTCCTGAATGAAGGCTGGGATCTTAAGTTATTGACTCCAGAAGAGATTCATCAGGGATTTGCCTATTCCCCTAAAGCGATCGCTAATAAACCCTTGGGAGATGTTCATCGTCAAATCATGCTCGATTTTATCGCTTCAACAATTCAATGTTAA
- the folD gene encoding bifunctional methylenetetrahydrofolate dehydrogenase/methenyltetrahydrofolate cyclohydrolase FolD, producing MSAANPCLLDGKALAQKIQLELKEQITQLEPNINRPPGLAVLMVGNNPASAVYVRNKEKACQKVGIASLGEHFPENVTQQELEQAIARLNQDDRVDGILVQLPLPSHLDSISLLHCIDPDKDADGLHPVNLGKLVRGETGLRSCTPAGVMRLLHEYNLPLEGKKAVVIGRSILVGKPIALMLLEQNATVTMAHSRTPDLGAVCRTADIIVAAVGKPEMITQEMVKPEAIVVDVGINRVDLAQGKSKLVGDVAFESVSQVASYITPVPGGIGPMTVAMLLSNTVESYAHK from the coding sequence ATGTCTGCTGCCAACCCTTGTCTACTCGACGGTAAAGCCTTAGCCCAAAAAATTCAGCTAGAGCTAAAAGAGCAAATAACTCAGCTAGAGCCAAATATTAATCGTCCCCCTGGACTAGCGGTATTAATGGTGGGAAATAACCCTGCCAGCGCCGTCTACGTCCGCAATAAAGAAAAAGCTTGTCAAAAGGTAGGAATTGCTTCATTGGGAGAGCATTTTCCTGAAAATGTAACTCAACAGGAATTAGAACAGGCGATCGCACGCTTAAACCAAGACGATCGCGTAGACGGTATTTTGGTTCAATTGCCCTTACCTTCTCACTTAGATTCGATCTCTCTACTCCACTGTATCGATCCTGATAAAGATGCCGATGGTTTGCATCCTGTTAATTTGGGTAAGCTAGTCCGTGGGGAAACTGGCTTGCGTAGCTGCACTCCTGCTGGAGTAATGAGGCTTTTACATGAATATAATTTACCCCTAGAAGGCAAGAAGGCTGTGGTGATTGGGAGGAGTATTTTAGTCGGCAAACCGATCGCCTTAATGTTGTTAGAGCAAAATGCTACTGTAACTATGGCTCATTCTCGTACTCCAGATCTTGGTGCAGTCTGTCGAACAGCAGATATTATTGTCGCTGCCGTCGGTAAACCAGAAATGATTACTCAGGAGATGGTTAAACCAGAGGCAATTGTCGTTGATGTAGGAATCAACCGAGTGGATCTGGCGCAGGGAAAATCAAAGTTAGTCGGCGATGTGGCTTTTGAATCTGTATCACAAGTAGCTAGTTATATTACCCCCGTACCTGGAGGAATTGGCCCGATGACGGTAGCCATGTTATTGAGTAACACGGTAGAAAGTTATGCTCACAAATGA
- a CDS encoding IS982 family transposase: MELNSRLDLTEIFCDVDDFYRSFEQYCHSIPQLTAIAGEKRCRSRMSLSEVMTIVIAFHGSGYRTFKEFYTLQVKPHWHKAFPKLVSYNRFVELMPWSMMLLCCFLQTRKGEITGISFIDSTPIEVCCPCRSYSHKVFEGLVGWSKNSIAWHYGFKLHLIINDRGELLAFKLTPGNVDDRKPVPDMTQDLVGKLFGDRGYISQSLFEQLYKQGLQLITRRKKNMKQQLVKLMDKILLRKRSLIETVNDQLKNISQIEHSRHRSVWNFMVNLFSGLIAYTYLPKKPSLDLKPKGLPALPSAIF; encoded by the coding sequence ATGGAATTAAATTCTCGTCTCGATCTTACCGAAATTTTTTGTGATGTAGATGATTTTTATCGCAGTTTTGAACAATATTGTCATTCCATTCCTCAGTTAACTGCGATCGCTGGCGAAAAAAGATGCCGCTCGCGAATGAGTTTAAGTGAAGTAATGACGATTGTGATTGCCTTTCATGGCAGTGGTTACAGAACATTTAAAGAATTTTACACCTTACAGGTAAAACCTCATTGGCACAAAGCATTCCCAAAACTAGTTAGTTACAACCGTTTTGTCGAGTTAATGCCCTGGTCGATGATGTTACTGTGCTGTTTTCTACAAACTAGGAAAGGGGAAATTACAGGTATTAGCTTTATCGATTCAACTCCAATAGAAGTCTGTTGTCCCTGTCGTAGCTACTCTCACAAAGTCTTTGAAGGATTAGTCGGGTGGAGTAAGAACTCCATAGCTTGGCATTACGGATTTAAGCTCCATTTAATTATCAATGATCGGGGTGAACTCTTGGCTTTCAAATTGACCCCTGGAAATGTAGATGATCGTAAACCAGTACCAGACATGACTCAAGATCTAGTTGGCAAATTGTTTGGAGATCGAGGTTACATTTCTCAATCTCTTTTTGAACAGCTCTATAAGCAAGGATTACAGCTTATTACCAGACGTAAGAAAAATATGAAACAACAGCTAGTCAAGTTGATGGACAAAATTCTGTTACGAAAACGCTCTTTGATTGAAACTGTAAACGATCAATTGAAAAACATTTCTCAAATCGAACATTCAAGACATAGAAGTGTTTGGAATTTTATGGTTAATCTTTTCTCTGGCTTGATTGCATATACTTATTTGCCGAAAAAACCTTCTCTTGATTTGAAGCCTAAAGGATTGCCTGCTTTGCCATCAGCTATCTTTTAA
- a CDS encoding YciI family protein, whose protein sequence is MSKYIMWGSYCENALEKRTPYRQAHLAGLSSQKEQGILVTLGPTKDNTKVFGIYEAESQDTVRQLVESDPYWQNGIWTEYEIKEWIQAF, encoded by the coding sequence ATGTCCAAATACATTATGTGGGGTAGCTATTGCGAAAATGCTCTCGAAAAGCGCACTCCCTATCGTCAAGCACATTTAGCTGGTTTGAGTAGTCAGAAAGAACAGGGAATATTAGTTACTCTTGGCCCAACTAAAGATAATACCAAGGTCTTTGGCATCTACGAAGCAGAGTCACAAGATACCGTCCGTCAGTTAGTTGAATCAGATCCCTATTGGCAAAACGGCATCTGGACTGAATATGAAATCAAAGAATGGATTCAAGCCTTTTGA
- a CDS encoding stage II sporulation protein M, with translation MNVQRWIARREPNWKRLDGLLQQVEKQGIKSLSATEIKDLASLYRSVSADLARARTNKVGNILTQDLQKLTARGYNQIYQGSQRQEWQQVKEFYLWGFPQVVQDTWAYIAIATVIFLLTAMIAWWYGWRDPTFIAITVPDSIIKIVEEDGELWMGSIVGTEPLASSNITINNLSVAFGAIAGGITAGLYTIFVIAFNGFSIGAIATLVGKNNLAYPFWAFVFPHGSLELPAIFLAGGAGLLIGKAMIFPGKYNRIDALKINSSKAAQLLLGIMPMLIIAGTIEGFFSPSPIVPSLIKYLLGTGLFCLLVLYCLRKKPIIPSSMQSSN, from the coding sequence ATGAATGTTCAACGTTGGATTGCCAGAAGAGAACCAAACTGGAAGCGTTTGGACGGGTTGCTACAGCAAGTAGAAAAGCAAGGGATTAAATCTTTATCTGCTACGGAAATTAAGGATTTAGCGAGCCTGTATCGTTCGGTTTCAGCAGATTTAGCTAGGGCGAGGACTAACAAAGTTGGCAATATTTTGACCCAAGATTTACAAAAGCTGACGGCTCGTGGTTATAACCAAATATATCAAGGTTCTCAGCGTCAGGAATGGCAACAGGTCAAGGAGTTTTATCTTTGGGGTTTTCCGCAGGTGGTACAGGATACCTGGGCTTATATTGCGATCGCCACAGTTATTTTTTTGCTCACGGCGATGATCGCCTGGTGGTATGGTTGGCGCGATCCGACTTTTATTGCCATTACTGTTCCTGACAGTATCATTAAAATTGTGGAAGAAGACGGAGAATTGTGGATGGGTTCGATAGTGGGTACTGAACCATTAGCTTCGAGCAATATTACCATTAATAATCTGTCGGTTGCTTTTGGCGCGATCGCTGGAGGTATTACCGCAGGACTCTATACTATATTTGTCATCGCCTTTAATGGCTTCTCTATCGGTGCGATCGCTACTTTAGTTGGCAAAAACAATTTGGCTTATCCTTTTTGGGCGTTTGTCTTTCCCCACGGTTCATTAGAATTACCCGCAATCTTTCTGGCTGGTGGTGCAGGATTATTAATCGGCAAAGCGATGATCTTTCCTGGTAAATATAACCGAATAGATGCTTTGAAAATCAATAGTAGCAAAGCAGCACAGCTATTATTAGGAATTATGCCGATGTTGATTATAGCTGGGACAATTGAGGGTTTCTTTTCTCCTAGTCCGATCGTTCCCAGTCTGATTAAGTATTTGCTAGGAACGGGTTTATTCTGTTTATTAGTTTTATATTGTTTACGTAAAAAGCCAATCATCCCATCGTCAATGCAATCATCAAATTAG
- a CDS encoding deoxyribodipyrimidine photo-lyase, whose protein sequence is MSDLILFWHRRDLRISDNLGLSTAAEQSNKVVGLFCLDPNILDGDAIAPARVTYMIGCLKELQSSYQQLGSQLLIIQGEPVKVIPQLASALQTKAVFWNLDVEPYAQERDRQVKEAIAELGIDTQNFWDQLLHAPREILTKSSLPYKVYTPFWRSWNSAAKPEVVKEIKQLSGLSETEIKTAEKVGAIALPSAKDLGYEWDSPLLVAPGETAAKEKLAEFCDRTIYCYDEERNFPYIDGTSQLSAALKFGAIGIRTVWQATLEVAQNCRSDEAKESVTTWQKELAWREFYQHCMFFFPELAKGAYRDEFKDFPWENDETKFKAWCEGKTGYPIVDAAMRQLNEIGWMHNRCRMIVASFLTKDLIIDWRWGEKYFLQKLYDGDLSNNNGGWQWSASSGMDPKPLRIFNPASQAAKFDQDGEYIRQWVPEISSLDTEYLVTGKIPPLERAGTGYPEPIVDHKVQQRKFKALYQQQKN, encoded by the coding sequence ATGTCCGATTTAATACTTTTTTGGCATCGTCGCGATTTACGCATTTCTGATAACCTAGGCTTAAGCACCGCAGCAGAGCAAAGTAACAAGGTAGTTGGTTTATTTTGTTTAGATCCCAATATTTTGGATGGTGATGCTATCGCACCAGCTAGAGTTACCTATATGATTGGCTGTTTAAAAGAATTGCAGTCAAGTTATCAACAGCTTGGTAGTCAATTATTAATTATCCAGGGTGAACCTGTTAAAGTCATTCCCCAGTTAGCTAGCGCACTCCAGACAAAAGCTGTTTTCTGGAATTTAGATGTTGAACCTTATGCTCAAGAGCGCGATCGCCAGGTTAAAGAAGCGATCGCCGAATTAGGAATTGACACCCAGAACTTTTGGGATCAGCTATTACACGCTCCAAGAGAGATTTTAACTAAGTCTTCCTTACCTTACAAAGTCTACACTCCATTTTGGCGTAGCTGGAACAGCGCAGCTAAACCAGAGGTAGTAAAAGAAATTAAACAGCTCAGTGGGTTATCGGAAACTGAAATCAAAACAGCCGAAAAAGTAGGAGCGATCGCCTTGCCTTCTGCCAAGGATCTAGGTTATGAATGGGATTCTCCTTTATTAGTAGCTCCAGGAGAAACCGCAGCTAAAGAAAAGCTGGCAGAATTTTGCGATCGCACGATCTATTGTTACGATGAAGAACGCAATTTTCCCTATATTGATGGTACATCCCAGTTAAGTGCTGCGCTCAAGTTTGGGGCGATCGGCATTCGTACTGTCTGGCAAGCAACCCTAGAAGTTGCTCAAAATTGTCGGAGTGATGAAGCTAAAGAGAGTGTCACAACCTGGCAAAAAGAATTAGCTTGGCGAGAATTTTACCAGCACTGTATGTTTTTCTTTCCTGAATTAGCTAAGGGTGCATATCGTGACGAATTTAAAGACTTTCCTTGGGAGAACGACGAAACTAAATTTAAAGCCTGGTGCGAGGGGAAAACAGGCTATCCTATTGTTGATGCAGCCATGCGCCAGTTAAACGAAATAGGCTGGATGCACAACCGTTGTCGTATGATTGTTGCTAGTTTCCTGACTAAAGATCTAATTATTGACTGGCGTTGGGGCGAAAAGTATTTTTTACAGAAACTCTACGATGGTGATTTATCTAATAATAATGGCGGTTGGCAGTGGAGCGCATCTAGCGGGATGGATCCTAAACCCTTAAGAATCTTTAATCCTGCCTCCCAAGCTGCTAAATTTGACCAGGATGGAGAGTATATTCGTCAGTGGGTACCAGAAATAAGCTCACTGGATACTGAGTACTTAGTCACAGGTAAAATTCCACCCTTAGAAAGAGCAGGTACAGGTTATCCTGAGCCTATTGTGGATCATAAAGTACAGCAACGGAAGTTTAAAGCATTGTACCAGCAACAAAAAAATTAA
- a CDS encoding chorismate lyase, whose amino-acid sequence MTATQPLNLNTTPVSWNSLKPIWSGGKEAIQAGLPHEQLSPTWQMLLLGDGSPTHLLQLLTGERTEVDVIDMSLIGTKDDGAPAEIKFITEPRLRRQVWLRTASGQRLAYAASWWNGSNVDDYLQNRSLPVWRSLTDLHTELYRDVRGIYCGHCAELETAFGQKAPFWGRHYLFWHDRQPLTLIYEVFSPSLQKYLGQMTQKN is encoded by the coding sequence GTGACTGCAACTCAACCACTCAATCTGAACACTACCCCTGTTAGCTGGAACTCCCTCAAGCCTATTTGGTCGGGAGGAAAAGAAGCCATACAAGCAGGACTACCCCATGAACAGCTGTCTCCCACTTGGCAAATGCTCCTACTAGGTGATGGTTCCCCAACTCATTTGTTGCAGTTACTTACGGGAGAAAGAACCGAAGTAGACGTAATCGATATGTCTTTAATTGGCACAAAAGATGATGGTGCGCCAGCAGAAATTAAATTCATCACCGAACCCCGATTACGAAGACAGGTATGGCTACGCACTGCATCAGGTCAAAGATTAGCTTATGCTGCTTCTTGGTGGAACGGTAGTAATGTCGATGATTATCTCCAGAATCGTTCTTTACCTGTATGGCGGAGTCTTACGGATTTACACACAGAGCTATATCGAGATGTGCGCGGAATTTATTGTGGTCATTGTGCCGAATTAGAAACAGCATTTGGGCAAAAAGCACCATTTTGGGGTCGTCACTATCTATTTTGGCACGATCGCCAACCTTTAACCCTCATATACGAAGTCTTTTCTCCTTCTTTACAGAAATATCTAGGTCAAATGACTCAAAAAAACTGA
- a CDS encoding pantothenate kinase produces the protein MENEYNWLALAAGNSRLHWGWFKDHTLIDTWDTSHILNTVRPRQLPQLFFSPNLIRQGLFDVPVYLASVVTHQTDCWQDYYQLNLISLQDIKLTNLYPTIGIDRALTVWGAIATYHQACLVIDGGTALTFTGVDEQGKLIGGAILPGLRSQLVTLKQKTAALPEIELPDRLPLRWALDTDMAIASGILYTAISGIHDYILDWLDQFPSSQVIFTGGDGELLLRSLHQQFPELATKTLVDSHLIFKGIRLVYAQKNL, from the coding sequence GTGGAGAATGAATACAATTGGTTAGCATTAGCTGCTGGTAATTCTAGGTTGCACTGGGGATGGTTTAAAGATCATACTCTTATCGATACTTGGGATACATCTCACATCTTAAACACAGTTAGACCAAGGCAGTTACCGCAGTTGTTTTTTTCCCCTAATTTGATTAGGCAAGGTTTATTTGATGTTCCAGTATATCTCGCTTCAGTAGTAACTCATCAAACAGATTGCTGGCAAGATTATTATCAATTAAACTTGATTAGTTTACAAGATATCAAGTTAACTAATCTTTATCCCACCATCGGAATCGATCGCGCTTTAACAGTTTGGGGAGCGATCGCAACTTATCATCAAGCCTGTCTTGTAATTGATGGCGGAACAGCTTTAACTTTTACAGGAGTGGACGAACAGGGAAAACTAATTGGTGGCGCAATTTTACCAGGCTTGCGATCGCAGTTAGTCACCCTGAAGCAAAAAACCGCCGCCTTACCTGAAATAGAGCTTCCCGATCGTCTACCTCTTCGTTGGGCATTAGATACCGATATGGCGATCGCCAGCGGGATCTTATATACGGCGATTTCAGGCATCCATGACTATATTCTGGATTGGTTAGATCAGTTTCCTAGTAGCCAAGTAATTTTTACAGGCGGAGATGGGGAATTACTTTTACGTTCATTGCACCAGCAGTTTCCCGAACTTGCTACTAAAACTTTAGTTGATTCTCATTTGATTTTTAAGGGTATTAGGTTAGTTTACGCGCAAAAAAATCTGTAA
- the dacB gene encoding D-alanyl-D-alanine carboxypeptidase/D-alanyl-D-alanine-endopeptidase, translating to MSATLASTGQSKIALEKDIAKQPQRFCQQDLAKGIEQIINRPELVRSRWGIEIQTLTGKSLYSLDGDKFFNPASTAKLLVSAAGLLELGADYRIKTPIYSQGKPPVLNSLRIKGQGDPTISTQSLKNIVHQLQLKGVRKIENLIIDDSYFTPPTINPSWEWADVHSYFATAVNSTILNQNTVTLTLLPQQIGQPVKFFWDDAIAANQWRVINHATTGTDLEYAVEIDRDLGQPLLMLRGKLAVNEPPDVWNLAVVDPAQYFLESLRFHLLRSGITVTRGTVVERENLDLLEPELTAIYAPPLQKILTEINQESNNLYAEALGKILAQKLQVETPINAINQSLKQIGIKPDEYILVDASGLSRQNLVTPQTLVKILRLMSQTTEPKIAQAYLDSLATAGIDGTLKNRFINTSVQNNLWAKTGTLTEVGALAGYLQTQSNSTLVFSILVNNSELENKQIRQAIDEIVVIVSRLEQCH from the coding sequence ATGTCGGCAACTTTAGCTTCAACAGGACAGTCAAAAATCGCTCTGGAAAAAGATATAGCCAAGCAGCCACAACGTTTTTGCCAGCAAGATTTAGCCAAAGGGATTGAACAGATAATTAATCGTCCTGAGTTAGTGCGATCGCGTTGGGGAATTGAAATTCAAACTCTTACAGGGAAGTCTTTATATAGTCTTGATGGGGATAAGTTTTTTAATCCTGCTTCGACGGCAAAACTACTAGTATCTGCTGCGGGGTTATTAGAATTGGGTGCAGATTATCGAATTAAGACACCAATTTATAGTCAGGGAAAGCCTCCCGTGTTGAACTCTCTACGGATTAAAGGACAAGGAGATCCCACTATATCGACTCAAAGCCTAAAAAATATAGTACATCAGTTGCAACTCAAAGGAGTGAGAAAAATTGAAAACTTAATTATTGACGATAGTTATTTTACTCCACCGACAATTAACCCAAGCTGGGAATGGGCAGATGTTCATAGTTATTTTGCCACGGCAGTTAACAGCACTATTCTCAACCAGAATACCGTTACTCTCACTTTGTTACCCCAGCAGATTGGACAGCCTGTAAAATTCTTTTGGGATGATGCGATCGCTGCTAATCAGTGGCGGGTGATTAACCACGCTACTACAGGAACAGATCTTGAATATGCCGTAGAAATCGATCGAGATCTGGGTCAACCACTATTAATGCTGCGCGGAAAGTTAGCAGTTAATGAACCTCCCGATGTTTGGAATTTAGCAGTAGTAGATCCTGCTCAATATTTCTTAGAATCACTACGTTTTCATCTCTTGCGCTCGGGTATTACTGTTACTAGAGGTACTGTAGTCGAACGAGAGAATCTAGATTTATTAGAGCCAGAACTAACGGCAATTTATGCTCCACCTTTGCAAAAAATATTAACTGAAATTAATCAAGAAAGTAATAATTTATATGCGGAGGCGCTAGGTAAGATATTAGCCCAAAAATTACAGGTAGAAACACCTATTAATGCTATTAACCAAAGTCTTAAACAGATAGGAATTAAGCCAGATGAATATATTTTAGTTGATGCTTCTGGTTTATCTCGCCAAAATTTAGTTACACCTCAAACACTAGTGAAAATTTTACGGCTAATGTCGCAAACAACAGAACCTAAAATAGCTCAAGCTTACCTTGATTCCTTAGCTACAGCGGGAATTGATGGGACGTTAAAAAACCGTTTTATTAACACTTCTGTACAAAATAATCTTTGGGCTAAAACAGGAACTTTGACGGAAGTGGGAGCATTAGCAGGATATCTACAAACTCAGTCAAACTCTACTTTGGTTTTTAGTATCCTAGTCAACAATTCTGAATTAGAAAACAAACAAATTCGCCAAGCGATTGATGAAATAGTGGTGATCGTAAGCCGTCTTGAGCAGTGTCACTAG
- a CDS encoding BrnA antitoxin family protein — translation MKATEFDAKFESGEEITELLDLTQVQRPGHQQKRVNVDFPTWMVKALDHEAQRLGVTRQSIIKIWIAERLEQLTR, via the coding sequence ATGAAAGCAACAGAATTTGATGCTAAATTCGAATCTGGAGAAGAGATCACTGAGTTATTGGATCTTACCCAAGTTCAACGTCCTGGTCATCAGCAGAAACGAGTCAACGTTGATTTTCCGACATGGATGGTTAAGGCACTCGATCATGAAGCACAAAGATTGGGTGTAACTCGCCAGTCAATTATTAAGATCTGGATTGCTGAGCGACTCGAACAGTTAACTCGTTGA
- a CDS encoding Mrp/NBP35 family ATP-binding protein, translating to MLDSKSVLEVLRPVQDPELQKSLVELNMIRNVVVDAGKVSFTLVLTTPSCPLREFIVEDCQTAVKTLPGVETVEVEVTAETPQQKSLPDRTSVPGIKNIIAISSGKGGVGKSSVAVNVAVALAAKGSKVGLLDADIYGPNAPNMLGLSDAKIAVKQGKAGEILEPAFNHGVKLVSMAFLIDPDQPVIWRGPMLNGIIRQFLYQVEWGELDYLVVDMPPGTGDAQLTMAQAVPMAGAVIVTTPQTVSLIDARRGLKMFQQLGVNLLGIVENMSYFIPPDMPEKSYDLFGSGGGVRTAQELEVPLLGCVPLEIALREGGDNGVPIVVAAPESESAKALVAIAEQIAAKVSIAALV from the coding sequence ATGTTGGATAGTAAATCAGTTTTAGAAGTATTAAGACCCGTACAAGATCCAGAGCTACAAAAGAGTCTTGTTGAACTGAATATGATTCGCAACGTCGTAGTTGATGCGGGAAAAGTTAGCTTTACTTTAGTATTAACCACTCCTTCGTGTCCCCTGCGCGAATTTATCGTCGAAGACTGTCAGACAGCAGTTAAAACCTTGCCAGGAGTAGAAACCGTCGAGGTAGAAGTTACTGCCGAAACTCCTCAGCAAAAATCCTTGCCCGATCGCACTTCTGTACCAGGAATCAAGAATATTATCGCTATCTCTAGTGGCAAAGGTGGAGTGGGAAAAAGCTCTGTAGCAGTTAATGTGGCTGTTGCTTTAGCTGCCAAAGGTTCTAAGGTTGGTTTGCTAGATGCAGATATTTATGGCCCAAATGCCCCCAATATGTTGGGCTTGTCTGATGCCAAAATTGCGGTAAAACAGGGTAAAGCTGGCGAAATACTCGAACCTGCTTTTAATCACGGCGTAAAGCTTGTTTCTATGGCATTTTTAATCGATCCAGATCAGCCTGTAATTTGGCGAGGGCCAATGCTTAACGGGATTATTCGTCAGTTTCTCTATCAGGTGGAGTGGGGGGAATTAGATTACTTAGTCGTTGATATGCCTCCTGGTACGGGAGATGCTCAGTTAACCATGGCTCAGGCTGTACCGATGGCAGGAGCGGTAATTGTGACGACACCCCAGACTGTATCCTTAATTGATGCTCGTCGTGGTTTAAAAATGTTTCAGCAGTTAGGAGTAAATCTACTGGGAATTGTCGAAAATATGAGTTATTTTATTCCCCCTGACATGCCAGAAAAAAGCTATGACTTATTTGGTTCAGGTGGTGGAGTTAGAACGGCTCAAGAGCTTGAAGTTCCCTTGCTTGGCTGTGTTCCTCTAGAAATTGCCCTCAGAGAAGGAGGTGATAACGGGGTGCCGATTGTAGTTGCCGCGCCTGAGTCTGAATCGGCTAAAGCTCTAGTGGCGATCGCGGAACAAATTGCAGCTAAAGTGTCGATCGCTGCTTTGGTCTAA